A segment of the Panacibacter ginsenosidivorans genome:
AAAGTATTTGGCATTACTTGCGTCGCACTCTTGTACAGTTTGTTATATATTCAGCAGGAATATTAATAGCCTTCTTCAGGATTGCCATTATTATAAAAAAGAAGCCTCCCTTTTGGGAGGCTTTAATAATTTGTGAGGCGCATTGTTTGTAAAAGGGTTTGGAGGGTACGTTTAGGGTCTTTTTGGGTTTAAGGTACTTAGTTCTTTCCTGGGTTACGGGTTGATTAAAAACGGACGTGCTATATATGAGCCAAACCATGTGCCAACAGATATTCAATTTATAATACACTGATTTTCAAAAGTATTTTATCTTCGATGGTTTCGATTTTCCTGTATACGGAAAATTCATTCCCATATTTGGATAAATAAACCTCAGGGCTATTATCAAAACAATTGTTTGAAGACTTTTTGACAAATTTTCTTTGTTTCCGAATAACTAATTATCATTTTAATTCATTTTAAATACCTACAACCGGCAAACTGATAATTTTAGTTCCATTATATCGTTTATTACTTTAATAAGTAACCAGCAGATGATACAGATCACTGCGTTGCTACAAACCCACAACCATGAAAAAAATATTAACTACACTATCGGCAATCGCAATCTTTTGTGCATGTATAAAAGAAAAAGCAATACCTCCGCAACAACAGAATATAAAATCTGAAAGCAACTCAAGTCTTATTGTTACTTCAGTAAAACCGGTAACAAATACCTCTGAAGACGGAGATGATATTATGGCTTTGAAGAAGAAAGTGGCTAAAACAAAATACTCAAAGCAAAAGCCAAAAAAGAAATAGATTTAATATTTCTATCTCATGCAGTTCACTTATTATTCGGAAGTGTTTTTGATGAAACTTATCCAAAGTACAAGTGTGCGACGCAAGTAAGGCCTAATACTTATTCCATTGGCTGGTCCATAAATAAAAAATCCTGCAGACAAAGCAGGATTTTTTTTATGGAAATAATTTTCTTTTACCATGTTCTTTCCATATCCCAGGCCTCAAACTCTTTAGCCACAGCCGTTAAGAAAGAGGCACCTGCACTGCCATCAACAATTCTATGATCATAACTTAAAGAAAGATACATCATATGTCTTATTCCAATTGTGTCTCCCTGCTCTGTTTCAATAACAACGGGGCGCTTTTTTATGGCTCCGACTGCCAGAACGGCAACCTGCGGTTGATTGATGATTGGTGTTCCCATTAGGCTTCCAAATGTGCCAACATTGGTAAGTGTGAATGTTCCACCTTGCGTATCATCGGGACGGAGTTTGTTATTCCGGGCATTATCTGCTAGCGTGTTTACCTGTTTGCTAAGACCTACAAGATTCAGGTAATCTGCATTACGAATTACAGGTACAATAAGATTACCATTTGGCAAAGCTGTGGCCATCCCAATATTGAAATCTTTTTTAAGAATTATCCTGTCTCCATCAACAGAACTGTTGATGATGGGATATTTTTTCATCACACGTACAATACAATCAATAAACATTGGTGTGAAAGTGAGTTTTGTATTTTCTCTTTTTTCAAATTCCTTTTTTGCTTTCTCTCTCCACAAAACCATATTCGTAACATCAGCCTCTGCAAAACTTGTTACATGCGGACTGATATGCTTACTGTCCACCATATGTTTAGCGATCAGTTTGCGCATACGGTCCATTTCTATTACCTCTACATTAGCGCCGCTGTAATCTGTAGTAGTTGTTGCTGTTTCTTTTATAGCAGGTATTTCAACTTTTGGCGTTTCCTTTTTCTCATACACAACCTGCGGTGCAAATGGAATTACTTTTGGCTGAGCAGTTACAACACCACTCTTGCGGTCTTCTACATATTGCAGGATATCTTTTTTGGTTACGCGGCCTTCATTTCCTGTACCAGCAATGGTTTCAAGCTCGCCAAGGCCAATTCCTTCACTGCTTGCAATATTCAAAACAAGTGGAGAATAGAAACGATTAGCGCCACCATTACCATTGGCAGATGCTGTATGCGCAGGTGTATAAGGAACTTCGTCTGCCTCAGCCATCACAGGCTCAGGTTTCTTTTCAATTGGTGAAGGAGCCGGTACATTTGCCGCCGAAGATGCTGCAACTTCTGTTTCAACGCGTGCAATAGCTACGCCCACAGGCACCACGTCATTTACATTAAATAAAATTTCAGTAATAGTTCCGGCAGCGGTAGAAGGCACTTCGCTGTCAACTTTATCCGTAGCAATTTCAAGCACGGTTTCATCCATCTTTACTGCATCACCGGTTTTTTTGTGCCACTTCAAAATAGTAGCCTCCATTATGCTTTCACCTAGTTTTGGCATTATAAGATCAACAGTAGCCATAATAATTAAAAAATTTCAGGTTAATGATTTTTATGAACCCGGCTGCATTGCTCAACTCATCGTCCCTTGCGTCGCACTCTTGTGCTGTATAACAATTTGCAACAATACACACAAATTATATAACAAACCAGGTAATAAAGAACAGTTTACGCACATTTTATTTGAGAGGCAGCGCAATCATTTCATCCGGGGTCAAAGGTAATGATTCGGATTTAACTGGTTTTAAGAATGAAAATGCGCAAAAGGTTCAACGCATTTATTGATGTTAATTCAATATTTCTCTTTCGGTCAAAACGAAACCACAGTTTTTTTGTTTCGATCCTTTGGTTATTTCCAACAGCTATCCAAACTGTTCCTACGGGTTTTTCTTCGCTGCCACCATCTGGTCCCATAATGCCTGAAACAGCAATGGCATAATCTGTTTGCATAAGTTGTAAGACACCTTGCGCCATTTCTATCACCGTTTCTTCGCTTACTGCGCCAAACGTTTGCAATGTTTCTTTTTTAACATGCAGAATATTTTCTTTTATACGATTATCATAGCTTACAATACTTCCATAAAAATAATTTGATGAACCCGGAACAGAAGTGATAAGATGCGAAATATAACCGCCGGTACAGCTTTCAGCAGTTGTTGCAGTTTTGCCTGCGGCCTTCAACATTCTGCCGACTACTTCATGCATAGGAATATCTTCATCAACAACGAGATAGTCTTTTACCTGTTCTTTTAATAAAGCAAATTGCCTGTCAAGTTCATGCTCAACCAAATCTATTTCGCCTGAACCCGTTAAACGCAAACGAACCATTCCATAGTTCGGTAGGTATGCCAGTTTAATAAAACCTGGTAATGCTTCTTCCCAGTTCTGAATCATTTCTGCCAGCATAGATTCTCCCTGCCCTGCAGTTAGTAAAGTTCTGTGCCCGATATGTGGCATTTCATATCGCTGTTTTATCAAACCAAAAACATGATCTTTCATAATGCCTTGCATCTCATGTGGCACACCGGGCATACTGATAAATATTTTACCATCTTTTTCAAAAAGCATCCCTGGTGCTGTTCCTCTTTCATTTTTTAAAACAGTGCATACATCAGGAACTTCAGCTTGCTTGCGGTTACGGTCAAGTAAAGGCATTAGTCTTTTAAAAACATGCTCGAATAAATAAGTTACATGATCAAGGGTTGGTTGATGCATGATAAGTTTGCCGCCAAAATATTCACAGAGTAAGGGCTTTGTAATATCATCTGCAGTTGGTCCGAGTCCGCCTGTTATTAAAATAATATCTGACCGTTTTGATTCTTCATCCAAAGCATTCCAGATGTCATCTCTTACATCACCAACTGCAACACGATGCTGAACCCAAACACCGATATTATTTAGCTGTTGAGACATCCATGCGCTGTTGGTATCAACCACTTGTCCGATCAATAATTCATCGCCAATTGTAATAATAGAAGCCGTAACTTTTTGCATAATCTAACATTTGTACTTTCTTACATTCAATAGTTATTGTTAACATGCATTATGTTTTCTTTTGTTGAATAAAGTATCAAACCGTACAAGTGAGTGACACAACGATGTTCAATGCTTATTCAACAGCCGGTAACAAAACCTTTAAACAAATCTTATTTTAGCGCAAGGTAAATGATGAACATGAAAACATACAGCATCTCAATAGTTTTAGTTTTTTTTTCGGTTTGTTGTAATGCACAAACTATTACACAGAAAATTGAAAAGGTAGTGAAACTTTTGCAGCAGGATACGCAAATGAAACATGCTATAATGAGTTTGTATGTGGTAGAAACAAAAACAGGAAAACCTGTGTATGCACTGAATGAGCAGGTTGGTCTTGCACCTGCAAGCACACAAAAATTATTTACAAGTGTTGCTGCATTTGAATTGCTTGGGAAGGATTTCAGGTATAAAACAGAAGTGGGTTATGACAGCATAATAGAGAATGGAGCGCTAAAAGGAAATTTATATATTACGGGTTATGGCGATCCTACATTAGGAAGCTGGCGTTATGCGCAGACGAAAAGAGATTCTGTATTAAATAAAATTTTGATTGCATTAAACAAAGCAGGCATAAAAAAAATTGATGGCGACGTTATAATGGATGACTCAAAATTTAGTTACCAGCCTTTACCCGGTGGCTGGATATGGGATGATATTGGTAATTATTATGGTGCCGGAACATGGGCAATTAACTGGAACGAAAATCAATATGATCTTTTGTTAAAACCAGGTAATAAAGCAGGTGATGATGTAACGATAATTGGAACGCAACCTTTGCTTGCAGATATAAGTATGAGTAATTTATTAAAAAGTGGCAAGCCTGGAAGTGGTGATAACGGATATATTTATATGGCACCTTACTCTACCGAAGGTTTTGTATCAGGGTCTGTTCCTGCAGGCGAAAAGAGTTTTACTTTGTCGGGTGCATTATCATATCCTGCTTTGCAGTTTGGCAAAGAGCTATTGTCATTTCTTACGACTCAAAAAATAAACACAACCAGTCATGTAAAGACATCCCATGATTTTGCAATAAATAATATGACTGTTTACGCTAAGCAATTAACTACTTTATATTCTCCTGCATTAGATTCTATTACTTATTGGTTCTTGCAAAAAAGTATAAATCTATACGGGGAAGCATTGATCAAAACAATGGCGTATCAAAATAATAGTATTGCATCAACTGATAAAGGAGTTGAATTACTTAAAGATTTCTGGAGCAAAAATGGTATAGAAAAATCAGCTCTCAATATTGTTGATGGCAGTGGGCTCTCTCCTCAAAACCGTGTTACTACCAAAGCTTTGGTAACTGCATTGCAATATGCAAAAGATAAGAATTGGTACAGTAGTTTTTATAATGCGTTACCTATGTATAATGGCATGCACATGAAGAGTGGTACTATTGGTGGTGCAAAAGCTTATGCAGGTTATCATACTTCTAAAAGTGGGGTTGGGTATACATTTGCTATTATGATTAATAACTTTGATGAGGCAGGTGGCAATATAGTTCCCAAAATGTATAAAGTGCTTGATGAATTAAAATGATCATTGAAAATAAGGCAATAACTTTTCTTTCAATGCTTCAGGAATATTAGTTTTACTTCGGTCTGAAGCATTTAAGAAATAAAGTTTTACAGTGCCGGCACAAAGTAATTTCCCCTGTTCATTAAATACTTCCTGGAAGAATTCTATGCGATGATCTGTTGGTATTTCTCTTAATGTTGTTTTCACAGTCAAAAGATCATCATATGTTGCAGGGCGCAAATAACGCACATGCATTTCAACAACGGGCATTATAACACCGGAGTGCTCCATGTCTTTATAAGTATAACCTAATTGGCGGATACTTTCTACCCTGCCTACTTCAAAATATTGTGCATAGTTACCATAGTAGACAACATTCATCTGGTCTGTCTCCGCATAGCGTACACGCATTTGTGTTATTGATTCGTACATAACTTTATTTGTAGTTTAAAGATGGCATGCAAAATGCATTAACTTCCCTAAACAATTTTATAATTTTTTTGTTTTACGCCTTTAATATTATACAGTCATGCAAACCAAAAGGAATAAAATATTTACAAGAGCGCGATTAATGGTACTCTCTCTATTTATTATTTTAAGTGCCTGTGCTTATTCTTCAAAGTCAACAAAAAGAATTTTGCAGGAATCGCAGGAAGCGAAATATGATATTATCGTTGTTCCGGGTGTGCCTTTTGATACGGCCGAAGGTAAGTGGAGCAGAACAATGAAAGCAAGAGTTTACTGGTCAAAATACCTTTATGATAAAGGCATTACTAAAAATGTTATGTATTCAGGCTCGTCCGTTTATACACCTTATTACGAAGGAGAAATAATGGCGATGTATGCTGAAGCTATTGGTATTCCCAAAGAGCATATTTACACTGAAACAAAAGCAGAGCACAGCACGGAGAATATTTATTACTCGTATCAGAAAGCAAGGAAGCTTGGATTTAAAAGAATTGCATTAGCATCTGATCCTTTTCAAACAAAGATGCTTACACAATTCACTGCTACCAAAGTGAGTCCGGATGTGGCATTTCTTCCCATCGTTTTTGATACATTAAAAGCAATGGAACCACAAATGACAGATCCGCCAATTGATTACCAGAAAGCATATAACAAAGATTTTGTTGCGCTTACAAAGCGTGAAAGTTTTTGGGAAAGGTTACAGGGTACTATGGGAACTAAGCTTGATACATTAGCGTATAAATAATAAACAGCAATCATTATTCTTATAAGAAATATCCTGCAATAAAATACTGCAGGATATTTTTATTTATTCAATATTGTTATAAACGTAAAAGTGAGTGACACAACGATGGTCAATAGCATTTCAATTGCCTGTTACAAAAAATCTTATTCTATTTTGCTGATCTTGCCACTGCCTGCTATGTCCTGCGATACACTTGCATTGCCTTTATAAAAAACATCTCCACTGCCTGCAATATGCACTTCTAATTTATTTTCTGCATACACATGCGTATTGCCACTGCCCGCAATATGTATCTCTACATTTTCACTCATCAGGTTTTCTGCGTTGTAATCTCCCATGCCGGCGATCTCAATTTTTGAATCTCTTGATTCTCCGGCCAGCGTAATATTTCCGGTGCCTGCAATATGCGATTCAATTTCCGGGCTGTTTACATTCAGATCAACATTTCCAGTACCTGCAACAGAAATTTTTAAATGATCGCGACCGGTAAATTTACCTTCACCTTTTACATTACCGCTTCCCGCCACTTCAAGCTCTTCGAGTTCCTTTGTTGTTACAGTTATTTTTATATGATCATCAGAACGAAGATTGTAATTATCTCTTGCCTTTATAACAAGCGCACCATCCCTGTTTTCTGTAACAATGTATTGCATCAGATTTTCATCGGCTTCAACTTTTACTGCAGTTGAATTTCCCTGCACAATCACAATATCAAAACTACCGTAAGATTTTATTTTGTTGGTGCTGCCAACATTTCGGTCTTCACTTGTCATGTTGCCATTACCATTAATGGTTTTATTAAACATGTTATCACAGGAACCCAGTGTTAATGCTATTAATGGAATTGCGAAATATAATTTTCTCATGTTGTTTGTTTTATAGTGGAAAGTTAAAAAATCTTTACAGACAGCATGTTGAGAAGTTCCATAAACGGGCAAAATCAGTTGTAGCGGGTTAATTTATTTTTATGAGCCGGACTTTTTAATCAGGCATTGAGCTTTCGTTGCGTCGCACTCTTGTACTAGTGAAGCAGCTATGAGCTGATAGCTGCGAGCTTTGAGCTCTTATGTTTTGCTCAGAGCTCATAGCTCAAGGCTCAAAGCTTGTTTTTAATTTTTCCGAACGTATAAGTGAGTGACACAACAGGCGATGCTATGAAATACCGAGGCTTGTAACAAAAATAATTATCCTCTCATCATGCCATCGATACTGATTCTTCCGGGGCCTACAAAAAGAATTGCAATGAACACTGTTGCATATAGAACGGCTAATTCTGAATTGATAAATGGCTTGCCTGCATTTACTGAAAAAATAACTACCATCATAACGATGACAAGTGGAATTACAGCAAATCTTGTAAATAAACCAAGTATAAGGAACATACTGCAAAACAACTCTGCAAAAAGTACCAGCACTAAAGAGAAGCGTGAACCTATGCCTAAAAAATTATAGAATTTATACTGCAAAGAAGAGAATTCCATAAGATGTGGAATACCATGTTTCATGATCATTAGAATGCCAAAAGAAAGCCTGGCTAATAAGATAGCGAAATTAAATGCACCAGCGCTGTATTGCGTAGAAAGTAGTTTTTTCATAAAAGGATGTATTGAATAATATGTGATTAAATATAACGGGCAATATAAATCTGCATTGTTAAAGAAGCGTAGCTATACCCACTATGTTAGCAAAAAAAAAAGTTTGAGAGACTTTATCCACAAATACTGGAACGCTGTTTGCTTTGGTAGGTCAGTTGTTACCTTTAAACTGTTTTTGCGTTTTATTAAGAAAGGAATTAAAATATTTGATAAAATTATCCCGTTCACACAATCGTATGAATCTATATTCAAAGCAGCTCAGCATATTTCTTTTGGCAGTTACACTCTCCGCATCTGCCAATGCGCAGTTTACAAAAGTGAATAATGATCCTGATGCAGATTTTAAACAAGCAAAAGAACTTTATCAGAATAACCAGTTTAGTTTAGCGTATCCTTTATTCAAAACACTTTACACAGAAGATAAAATAAACAGCAGCATACCTGTATCTGTTCAGGCAGAGGCAAAATATTACTCAATTGTATGCGGATTGGAATTAAAAGATGAAACTGCCGAAACAAAAGCAATTGATTTTATTGAACTTGATCACAATGAGCCGCGTGCCGAGATGATGAGTTATCATCTTGCAGAGTATTATTACAGGGAAAAGAATTTTGATAAAGCTGCCCGCTATTATGAAAGGACTTCTACAGATAATCTCAGCAATGATGAGATAGCAAACATGAAGTTTCACCAGGCCTATGCATATTTTACGATGCAACGTTTTAATGATGCTGAGCCTTTATTTGATGCGATAAGACAAATACCTAATGACCCAAATTATGTGGATGCCAACTATTATTATGGGTTTATAGCTTTTAGTAAAAAACATTATGACCAGGCTTTGGGTTCTTTTAAAATAACAGAAGGCAAGGAGAATTACAAAGGCATTGTTCCTTACTACATTACGGAAATATATTACTATAAAGGTGAGAAAGACAAAGCTTTGGAATATGGTGAAAAAGCTTTACAGCAGGGCGGACAATACTATGACCTACAGATGCGCCAGATTGTAGGTCACATTTATTTTGAGAAGAAAAATTTTGCAAAAGCACTTACTTATCTTGAACAGTATGTTAGTAAAACACAGAAAGTAAGCAGGGAAGATCTGTATGAGCTTTCTTATTGTTATTACCAGGCAAAGCAATATAAAAAAGCGGTTGCCGGTTTTAAAGAAATTGGCGGCAAACAGGACTCTCTGGCACAAAACGCTATGTATTTATTGGCAGATTCTTATTTAAAAATAGGACAGAAGCCCAGTGCAAGAAGCGCTTTTCTTTTTTGTGCTTTGAACAGCAGCAATCTTACCCAAAAAGAAATTTCAAAATTTAACTACGGCAAACTCTCTTTTGAATTGGGATACACAGATGTTGCTTTAAATGAACTGAAGGAATTTGTTACCGCTTATCCAAAATCAGATTACAGCACAGAAGCAAAAGAATTGCTGGTAAATGTTTTGGCGAATACTAACAATTATAAAGAAGCGCTTGATCTTGTAAGCAGCCTGAAAACACAAACAGAGACTGTTAAAAAAGTTTATCCTAAAATATTATATGGCCGTGCAGTGGAACTCGTAAATGACCAACAGATTGTGCAGGCAGATAATTTACTCAATGCTATATATGTTGTGGATTACAACACTGCTCAACTACCTTATGCCAACTTCTGGAAAGGAGAAATCGCATTTCGCACCAATCAATACGATTCTGCTGTTTATTATTTGACTGATTACATAAGTAATCCTGTAACTAATGGCGAAGTAAATCCAACAAACGCACGGTACACGCTTGGTTACAGCGCCATGAGGCAGGAAGATTATACAAATGCATTGAAATATTTTGAGCAGATCACTACTACTTTATCTGCTTCCTCTACTCCATTAGAGCAGGATGCTTATGCACGCAGCGCCGATTGCTATTTTATGAAGAAGAACTACGGCAAGTCAATGCAGATGTTTGATAATATTCTCAGCAAAAATTTGAAAGGATCTGATTATGCATTGTACCAGAAAGCCATAATTACAGGCGCTTCCGGTCAATATGCGCAAAAAGTATCTTTGCTGCAATCCATACCCATGCGTTTCCCTTCTTCTACATTAGCACCTGATGCTAATATGGAGGTTGCCAATACTTACCTTGCCACTGAAAAATATGATGCAGCTATTCCGCCGCTGAATGATATTCTTAAAAATAGAAATGCGGAACCATTAAAACCACAGGCATATTTAAAACTGGGTATTGCATATTTCAACCAGGGTAATAACAATGAAGCACTGAATAATTTCAAGAAACTTATTTCAGGTTATCCTAATTCAGAAGAAAGTAATGATGCTGTTGATTATGTAAGAAACATATTTGTAGATAACCAGCGGCCTGCAGATTTTGTCGCTTTCATGAAACAGAATGGTAAAGATGTAAGTTACACGGAGCAGGATTCTCTTACTTACATTTCTGCCAACAATGTGTATGAAACCAAAAACTATGATAATGCTTTAAGTGGCTTTACCAATTATCTGCGGCAGTTTCCTGATGGACAATATGCCATAGACGTCAACTACAAAGTGGCTGGTATTTATAATGACCGTAAAGATTTTAAAAATGCTTTGAATTATTATAACGCCGTTGCTGCAAAAGCGCCTAATAAATATGCAGAGATAAGTGTGTTGCAGGCGGCACGTATTACTTATTTTGAACTGAAGGATTATGCAAAAGCAGAACAATATTTTCAGCAGTTGAAAGACATTGCGGTGACTGACGAAAATAAACTGGAGAGCATGCGTGGTTTATTACGCTGTCAGTATAAACTTTCTCAATTCACAGAAGCAGTTCCAAATGCGCAGGAATTGTTGCAACAAAAGGGTGCTGCTACTGATGATAAAATGATGGCGAATATGATCGTTGCAAAAAATTACCAAAACAATAACCAGTTGTTTGAAGCGTCTGCTGCGTACAAAGCTGTGATAGATCTTGGCAAATCTGAATATGCCGCAGAAGCGCGTTATCGTGTTGCAGAAATATTATTCCTTCAAAACAAATTACCCGAAGCTGAAAAAGCAGGTTTTGATGCGATCAATAAAGCTGGTTCTTATAATTACTGGATCACTAAATCCTATATATTATTAGGAGATGTTTATTTTAAAGAAGAAGACTATTTTAATGCAGAAGCAACATTGAAAAGTGTAGTGGAAAATTCAACTATTCCTGAATTGCAGGAAGAGGCGCAAAAGAAATTAGATGCAGTGGTTGCTGAAAAGAACAGTAAGAGTAAAGTAGAGCAGGGATAAGAAAAGTGAGAAGTGAAAAGTCAAAAGTGAGGTCTTATAAGACATTCTGTAACTCTTGACGATAAAAGTTCGGAACGCACAAGTGAGTGACACAACAGACGTTTAATAGAAATACAAAAGCTTGTATTAAATAAAGTTTCATAGAAAAAGCAGACAATGAAAAAAACGATCTATATAATATTACTTGTTTTTTTGGCTACAAATGTTTTTGCGCAGGCACGTAAGAAAAAAAATATGCCGCCAAAAACAGAAACAAAAACAAAAGCAGATACCTCATTACCATCGCGTACAGTTATTGTTACGTCTGCATTTCAGCCATCTTTGAAAACAACATCTAAAATAAATTTCATAGCAGTATCTCCTTTGCCGGATACTGTAAAACCCGTGTTGCAATACAATGTGCCTGCACAAAACCTGATCTTTTCTTATCAGTCACCGGCACTAAAACCGTTGGCTCAAAATATAGATACAGCAATTCATTGGGAGAATACAGGTTTTCTAAAAGCGGGTTATGGAAATTTTACATCACCGTTGTTGCAAGCTGGTGTATCATTGGGTGATGGCGTAAAGTCTGTGGTAAACCTACGCGGTTATTACACTTCATCAAAAAGTGCAACAAGAGAATTCCAGAAATTCAGTAAGACAGGTCTTGAAGCAATTGGTATTTTTAATACACCAACGAATAAAAATGAATGGAGTGGCAGAGTATTTTACGACAATAATACTCAGTACCAATACGGTTTTCAGCCAGACACTTTGAAATTTTCAAAAGATGATCTGAGACAAAGTTTTACAACAGTTGGTGGTGTAGTTGCATTAAGAAATAAAACGGAAAATGCTGCAGGTGTAAGTTATAACCCAAATGTATCATTAAATCTTTTCAGGGATAATCATAATGCAAACGAAAGCAACTTTATCATCAAGGCGCCTATCTCAAAACAGTTTGGAAAAATTTTCGCATTCAATGTGGGATTAACTGCAGACATTACTTCTTACAAAAGTGATACTTCAAGTATAGATAACAACCTGTATTATCTTACACCAGCTGTTGTGTTTAGAACACCTAATGTAAAATTAACAGCAGGAATTATTCCATCATGGGACAATAATATTTTCGCGATGCTGCCCAACTTTACCGCAGAAGCAAAAGTTAATGAGGAAAAATTTATTTTACAGGCTGGCTGGATCGGCTATT
Coding sequences within it:
- a CDS encoding tetratricopeptide repeat protein; the encoded protein is MNLYSKQLSIFLLAVTLSASANAQFTKVNNDPDADFKQAKELYQNNQFSLAYPLFKTLYTEDKINSSIPVSVQAEAKYYSIVCGLELKDETAETKAIDFIELDHNEPRAEMMSYHLAEYYYREKNFDKAARYYERTSTDNLSNDEIANMKFHQAYAYFTMQRFNDAEPLFDAIRQIPNDPNYVDANYYYGFIAFSKKHYDQALGSFKITEGKENYKGIVPYYITEIYYYKGEKDKALEYGEKALQQGGQYYDLQMRQIVGHIYFEKKNFAKALTYLEQYVSKTQKVSREDLYELSYCYYQAKQYKKAVAGFKEIGGKQDSLAQNAMYLLADSYLKIGQKPSARSAFLFCALNSSNLTQKEISKFNYGKLSFELGYTDVALNELKEFVTAYPKSDYSTEAKELLVNVLANTNNYKEALDLVSSLKTQTETVKKVYPKILYGRAVELVNDQQIVQADNLLNAIYVVDYNTAQLPYANFWKGEIAFRTNQYDSAVYYLTDYISNPVTNGEVNPTNARYTLGYSAMRQEDYTNALKYFEQITTTLSASSTPLEQDAYARSADCYFMKKNYGKSMQMFDNILSKNLKGSDYALYQKAIITGASGQYAQKVSLLQSIPMRFPSSTLAPDANMEVANTYLATEKYDAAIPPLNDILKNRNAEPLKPQAYLKLGIAYFNQGNNNEALNNFKKLISGYPNSEESNDAVDYVRNIFVDNQRPADFVAFMKQNGKDVSYTEQDSLTYISANNVYETKNYDNALSGFTNYLRQFPDGQYAIDVNYKVAGIYNDRKDFKNALNYYNAVAAKAPNKYAEISVLQAARITYFELKDYAKAEQYFQQLKDIAVTDENKLESMRGLLRCQYKLSQFTEAVPNAQELLQQKGAATDDKMMANMIVAKNYQNNNQLFEASAAYKAVIDLGKSEYAAEARYRVAEILFLQNKLPEAEKAGFDAINKAGSYNYWITKSYILLGDVYFKEEDYFNAEATLKSVVENSTIPELQEEAQKKLDAVVAEKNSKSKVEQG
- a CDS encoding TonB-dependent receptor, whose product is MKKTIYIILLVFLATNVFAQARKKKNMPPKTETKTKADTSLPSRTVIVTSAFQPSLKTTSKINFIAVSPLPDTVKPVLQYNVPAQNLIFSYQSPALKPLAQNIDTAIHWENTGFLKAGYGNFTSPLLQAGVSLGDGVKSVVNLRGYYTSSKSATREFQKFSKTGLEAIGIFNTPTNKNEWSGRVFYDNNTQYQYGFQPDTLKFSKDDLRQSFTTVGGVVALRNKTENAAGVSYNPNVSLNLFRDNHNANESNFIIKAPISKQFGKIFAFNVGLTADITSYKSDTSSIDNNLYYLTPAVVFRTPNVKLTAGIIPSWDNNIFAMLPNFTAEAKVNEEKFILQAGWIGYFNKTNYQYLASVNPWLRQPTFLLNTRIKELYAGFKGSAGSHVTYDAKVSYLQFNNQPLFVNDTVTGRSFEVVNEPQMKAIRIHGELGYTVQEKFSFLAGATFNQYSGLKENIKAWGLLPIEINASLRWQVMRDFTVKSDLFFWDGPQYRFKDMSSGKLDPALDINAGVEFKVMPKLNAWVQVNNLLNNQYERWKQYPVLGFNVMAGVTWSFGDIKAAMAK